A window of Betaproteobacteria bacterium genomic DNA:
AGATTGGGATTCAGTGCCAGCGCGCGTTGAAAGTAGGCAAGCGCGCTCTCGAGCCTGCCGCGCCGGGTCTCGATCAAACCGTAGCCCGAAAGAGCGCCGAAATGCAGCGGATTGAGCGCGAGGACCTCGTCGCAGTCCCGGGCCGACGCATCCAGTTCGCCGAGCAGGAACAGCGCGGTCGCCCGCTTGTTCCAGCCTTCTGCGAAGGCCGGGGCGCGCTCGATGATCCGGGTGAACGTGGCGACAGCCGCCTTGAGATTGCCGTTGGCCATCTCCTCCGCGCCCTGTTCGAACAGAAGATCGGTCTGGGCATCGCCCGACCGGCTCCAGATCGCCCAGATGGACCGCTGCGCGATGGCGCGAACGAGTTCGTCGTCATCCCGCAGTGACTCGATCAGGGCGGGGACGTCGTCCATTTCGCCGGAGCTGCCCAGACCCAGGGAGGACTTGCGGCGAACTTCCACATCAGGGGCACGCAGGCCTTCCAGGGCCTCGGTCCGGGAGACCGTCCCCGCGCCGACATCCGCACCCATCACCGGAGCGAGTTGAAACGTGAGTGCAAGCGCGATGGCTGCACAGAGACGCAACGCGCTGCCCGCCCCCATGGTAACGCTGCAACCCGGGGAAGCGCGGAGGGACGCCTGGCCGCCGCAAGAAACTCCAGCGCTGCGCGCACGCCTTCCTTCGTGATGGGTACGCCGGACAGATCCAGGCCCATTTCCACACCCGCCAGCGTGCCTGCCAGCGTGAGATCGTTGAAATCGCCCAGGTGGCCGATGCGGAACACCGACCCGGCCAGCTTGCCCAGTCCCGTGCCGAGCGAAAGATCGAAGTGTTCGAGGATCAGCGCACGGATGCGATCCGCGTCATGTCCCTGCGGAAGCACCACGGCCGTCAGTGCGCTGCTGTATTCGGCAGGGTCGGCGCAGAGCACCTCCAGTCCCCACGCCCGCACGGCGCGCCGGGTTGCCTCGGCGTGGCGGTCGTGACGCGCAAACACGTTCTCGAGACCTTCTTCCATCAGCATGACGATCGCCTCGCGCAAGCCGTAGAGAAGATTGGTCGCGGGGGTGTACGGGAACCAGCCGCTGCGGTTGGAGGCGAGCATCTCCTCCCACGACCAGTACGAGCGCGGCATACCTGAAGAGCGCGATGCCGCCAGCGCCTTCTGGCTGATGCCGTTGAACGACAGGCCCGGCGGCAGCATGAGCCCCTTCTGCGAACCGGCGACCGTCACGTCGACACCCCATTCGTCCTGCCGGTAGTCGATCGAACCGAGCGAGGAGATCGTGTCCACCATGAAGAGCGCGGGATGCCCCGCCGCATCGATCGCGCCGCGAATCTCGGGGATGCGCGACGTCACGCCGGTGGACGTCTCGTTGTGAACGACGCACACGGCCTTGATGTCCCGCTCGCGGTCGTCGGCCAGTCGTGCCTCGATCTGCCGCGGGTCGGCGCCGTGGCGCCAGTCCCCTGGCAAGAATTCCACGACGAGACCCAGACGGCCGGCGAGATTGCGCCAGAGCGACGCGAACTGTCCGGTCTCCGCCATCAGCACGCGGTCGCCGGGCGACAGCGTGTTGACCAGCGCGGCTTCCCAGGCCCCGGTCCCGGAAGCGGGATAGATGACGACCGGACCGCGCGTGCCGAAGATGGGCTTGAGACCGTCGAGCACCTCGCGCGCGAGACGGTTGAAGTCGGGACCGCGGTGATCGATCGTGGGCCGGTCGATGGCACGCAGCACGCGGTCCGGAACGTTGGTGGGGCCGGGAATCTGCAGGAAGTGACGGCCGGCGCGGTGTGTCATGGCGCGCTCCTGGAAGTGCTTGGAAGGATCGGTCGCAGAGTATCATCCGAATCCCCATGAATGCACCGCATCCGCTCGTCCGCACCGTCCTTCCCGGCGACAGCGCGCTGGCCGCGCGGCTGCGCCGCGCCATCGAAGGCGACGTGCTGTTCGATGCGGGCAGCCGCGGCCGCTACTCCACCGACGCCTCGATCTACCAGATCGAACCCCTGGGCGTCGTGGTGCCCAGGACGGAGACAGACGTGCTCGCGGCGCTGGAGATCGCGCGGGAGGCGGGCGTGCCCGTCCTGCCGCGAGGCGGCGGCACGTCGCAGTGCGGACAGACCGTGGGCGCGGCGCTGGTCATCGACACCTCCAAGCATCTCAACCGGCTGATCGAGGTCGACCCTGTGGCACGCACGGCGTGCGTCGAACCCGGTCTCGTTCTCGATCACCTGAACGCGCAGCTGCGCAGCCACAAGCTGTGGTATCCGGTGGACGTGTCGACGTCCGCCCAGGCCACGCTCGGCGGCATGGCCGGCAACAACTCGTGCGGTGCCCGCTCCATCCGCTACGGCAACATGGTGCACAACGTCCTCGGCATCGAGGCCTGGCTGGCGGACGGCACCGCCTGCCGCTTCGGTCCGGGTGACGAGGCGGAGGCAGGGCCCGCGCGCTTTCGCGAGATCGTGGAGGGCATCCATTCCATCGCGCGCAGGGAGGCGGCCGAGATCGAGGCGCGCTGGCCCAAGGTGCTCCGCCGCGTGCAGGGCTACAACCTCGACATGGTGCAGCCGCACCTGCCGCACAACCTCGCGCATCTGCTGGTCGGCTCGGAGGGTACGCTCGCCTGGTTCCGCCGTCTGGAACTGAAACTCGCGCCCATTCCTGCCCACAAGGTCCTCGGCGTCGCGCACTTCCCGTCGTTCCACCAGGCCATGGCGCTCACGCAGGAGATCGTGAAGCTCGATCCCGAAGCGGTGGAGCTGGTGGACCGGACGATGATCGGCCTCGCGCGCGAGCACGCCGAATTCAGGCCTGTGGTGGAGCGGTTCTTCCTGGGCCAGCCCGACGCGATCCTGCTCGTGGAGTTCGCGGGCGAAGACGGCGCCGCTCCACGTGCGAAGCTCGATCGTCTCGAAGAGCTGCTGGCGGATCTGGGCGTGCCCGAGGCCGTCGTGAAGGTGACGGACGCGGCGCAGCAGCGAGCCATCTGGGAAGTGCGCAAGGCCGGCCTCAACATCATGATGTCGATGAAGGGCGACGGCAAACCGGTCTCCTTCATCGAGGACTGCGCCGTTCCGCTCGAGCACCTGGCCGAGTACACCCGCAGCATCGACGAGATCTTCGCGCGGCACGGCACACGCGGCACCTGGTATGCGCATGCTTCGGTGGGGACATTGCACGTGCGCCCCGTGCTGAACATGAAGACCGATGGCGCAGAGAAGATGCGGGCCATCGCGGAGGAGGCCTGTGCGCTGGTGCGCCGCTTCAAGGGAGCCTACTCCGGCGAACACGGCGACGGGCTCGTCCGCTCCGAGTGGATCGAGCCGATCCTCGGTTCGCGGCTCGCCGCCGCCCTCGGCGAGATCAAGGATCTCTTCGATCCCGGCGGACTGTTCAATCCCAGCAAGATCGTGCGTCCGCCCAGGATGGACGACCGCTCGATGTTCCGCTTCAAGCCGGGTTACCGGTTCCTTTCCGGGGAGACCGCGCTGGACTGGTCGGAGTGGGGCGGTCTGGGGGGAGCGGTGGAGATGTGCAACAACAACGGCCACTGCCGCAAGTTCGATGCGGGGACCATGTGCCCGTCCTACCGGGTGACGCGTGACGAGCAGCACCTGACCCGCGGCCGTGCCAACACCCTTCGTCTCGCCCTGTCGGGGCAGCTCGGTGACGACGCCCAGACCGCGCACGCGCTGGCGGAGGCGATGTCGCTGTGCGTGGGCTGCAAGGGGTGCAAGCGCGAATGTCCGACGGGCGTGGACATGGCAAGACTCAAGATCGAATGGCGCCACCAGCGCAACCGCGCCACGCCACCCGATCTGCGGGACGGCCTCGTCGCGCACCTGCCCCGCTACGCGCCCATGGCGGCGCGTTTCCCGCTGCTGGCCAACGCCCAGCGCTGGCTTCCCGGCGCAGCGCTGCTCCTGGAGAAAGCGGTCGGGCTCTCGGCACGCCGCCCGCTGCCGCGCTGGCGTCCGGACGTGTTCAGGGACCAGGAGGCCGCCGGTGCCGGCCAGAGTCCTGAGCGGGCGGTCGTCCTGTTCGCGGACACCTTCAACCGGTATTTCGAGCCGGAGAATCTTCGTGCGGCTCTGCGCGTACTGCGTGCACTGGGTTACGCGGTCGAGGTGGCCGCCGCCCCGCAAGGCGAAAGGCCGCTGTGTTGCGGACGGACCTACCTCACGACCGGGTTCGTGGACCAGGCAAAGGCGGAAGCGGTCCGGCTGCTCGAGGCATTGCGTCCGGCACTCGACCGCGGCCTGCCCGTCGTGGGTCTCGAGCCTTCGTGCCTGTTCACCCTCGTCGACGAATACACGGTGCTGGGTCTTGGCGCGGAGGCAGGCAGGCTCGCCCTGCTGGCCACCACGTTCGAAGAGTTCCTGGTGCGCGAACACGAAGCGGACCGGATCGCTGCAGCCTGGACGCCCGTGCCGCGGGCGGCCCTGGTGCATGGTCACTGTCACCAGAAGGCGTTCGGCGCTTTCGACGCCGTAAGACGGGTGCTGTCGTGGGTGCCGGAACTGCAGGTGTCCGTCGTGGAATCGAGCTGCTGCGGCATGGCGGGAAGCTTCGGCTACGAATCGGAGCACGAGGCAGTGTCGCGAGCGATGGGGGAGGCCGCGCTGCTCCCGGCGGTGCGCAAGGCCGACGCGAACTGCCTCGTCGTCGCAGACGGCACGAGCTGCCGTCATCAGATCGCCGATGGCGCCGGCAGACAGGCCTGGCACGTCGCGCGGGTGCTGGAGCTCGCGTTGCCAGGCTGACCGCGGCGCGGTCGCGCACATCCATCACACATTCCCCCGGGGAGAGGAAATCGAACATGTCCGACAGCGCAGTCTCCGACTGGAAATTCCACGGCGTGCGCGTCGTCAATGGCGCGGACCTGGATGTCAACACGCCTCAGACGCAAGGGATGAACCGTGCCGCTGCCATCACCCACGCTCGCTGCGGTGCCGAGAAGCTGTGGGCCGGCACGGTGGTGATCCACGCCAAGGCCAAGACCGGCGCCCATCACCATGGTCCGGTGGAAAGCGTGATCTACGTGGTGAGCGGCAAGGCGCGCATGCGCTGGGGAGACAAGCTCGAATTCACGGCGGAAGCCGGGCCGGGCGATTTCATCTATGTGCCGCCGTTCGTGCCGCACCAGGAGATCAACGCGTCGGATACCGAGCCGCTGTCGTGCGTGCTGTGCCGCAGCGGCCAGGATCCCGTCGTGGTGAACCTCGACATCCCGGTCGTGGAACAGCCCGAGACGGTGCACTGGGTGGACGACCTCCATAGCGCGCCGAAAGCCTGACGCCATGATCCGGGTGCTGGGCATCGCCAACTGCGACACGGTCAAGAAGGCCCGGGCGTGGCTGGACGCGCACGGCATCGCCTACGAGTTCGTCGACTTCAAGAAGACGCCGCCTGCGCGGGAAGCGATCGAACGCTGGTGCGAACGTCTGGGTGCCGACACGGTCGTGAACCGTCGCGGCACCACCTGGCGGAAACTCGAGGCCGCAGTCCAGGCTCGAGCCGACACGCCCGCCGGCGCGGTCGCGCTGCTCCTCGCGCACCCCTCCGCTATCAAGCGTCCCGTCGTCGAGAGCGGAAACGAAGTATGGGTGGGATTCGACGAGGCCACCTTCGCACGCCGTCTCGGCGTGCACGATTGAAACCGCCATCACGGCGATGAACGGAGGCAGGATGTCGAAGCGGATGTGGGGTCTTACGCTGTTCCTGGGGCTGTCGTTCGGCAGTGCCGCGTCGGCGACACCGCCTTACCAGCGGCCCGCCGGCATCGCGGACGACATGGAACCGCTGATCGTCGCCGGTTACCGCGCGTTGTTCACGTGCTCCGCGCACTTCCTGATGGGCCGGCCGCTCGACGACATCACCAAGGTCGAACTGGTGGACGTGGCGTTGCCCGGCTATCCCGCTCCCGTGATCGACGAGCGGCGAAAGCTGGTGACCGCCGCGAGCGCCGACGGAACGATCGTCCGCACCGCCGTGTTCCGGGACACCATGGGTTGCACGATCCTGCCTCCGCACTGGAACACCGGCGACATTCCCCGGCTGCCCTACGTGCACCGGGAGCCCGCGCCCGATCTCGGTTCGGTGCCGTTTCCCGCGGGCGACCGTGTCGACATTCCCGCGTCGGGCCTCGATCCGGCATATCCGGGCCTGGCACCCGTACTGGACCGCGCCTTCGATCCGAAGGCGTACGCCGAAAAGGAAGGCGTGGTCACGACCTCGGTCATCGTTCTGCGCGGCGGACGCATCATCGCCGAGCGCTACCGCCCCGGTTTCGGCATCCGCTCCGGGTACCGCACGTGGTCCACGACCAAGAGCATGACGGCCGCGCTGCTGGCCATTGCTGCGAGACAGGGCCTGCTGAACCTCGATGCGCCGGCGGACATCCCGGAATGGTCCTATCCCGGCGATCCCCGGCAGGCCATCACGTACAAGCACCTGCTGTGGATGTCGAGCGGACTGCTGAGCGGCGGGCCGAACACCAGCGCCATCTACTTCGGCGGGCAGGACGTCATCAGCGCGGCGACCACGACTCCCCTCGAAGCGGAGCCCGGAAAGCGCTGGAAGTACGCCAACAACGACACGCTGCTGCTGATGCGCGCACTGAAGCACGTGCTGGCAGACGACTTCCGGTATCTGCGCTTTCCGTACGACGAGTTGCTGCTTCCCCTGGGCATGCACCACACGACCATGGAGATCGATCACCTGGGCAACTTTGTCGCCTCCAGCCAGACCTACACGACCGCTCGCGATCTCGCCCGCTTCGGTCTGTTTCTCGCGGCCGACGGCGTCTGGAACGGCAGGCGCCTGCTTCCCGAAGGCTGGGTGAAATTCGCGTCGACGCCCGCGCCTTCGAAGCCGCCGCAAGCCGGCCAGTGGGGCTACGGTGCCCAGTTCTGGCTGTTCGACCGGATGCCCGGCGTGCCGCCCGGCACATTTTCCACGGCGGGCAACAAGGGGCAATACGTCACGGTCGTGCCGGGCCACGACCTGGTCGTCGTGCGAACCGGAGTGGACCCCGACGGCAAGCGGTTCCACGCCCACCAGCTCGTCGCCGATGTTCTGCAGGCGGTGAAAGCGGAGTAGGGAGCGCCCCTCTGCAGCAGGCGGCATGCGCGAAGACCGCGCGGGGGGGGAGCCGTGCCCACCGGGGCACGCGGCGCCTTGCGTCCAGCAGGCGCCAAGACCTGACCTTAGTCATCGCGCATTCGAAGCGACCGTGACATCATCGCGCGGCCTGTCCAAAACCGAAGGAGCCCGCTTCATGTGCAGACATCGCATTTCCGGTCTCGTGCTCGCCGCGATTCTCGCCGCCGGTGCAGGAGCCGCCTGGTCGCGTGACCTGGTGCTCGGCCTCGTGCCGGCCGAGAACAACGAAGAGATGCTGAAGCGCTTCGAGCCCATGCGCGGATATCTGGAGCACAAGCTGGGCGAGCACGTGAAGATCTTCACGGCGACCGACTACACGAGCGTGATCGAGGCGATGCGCAAGAAGCGCGTGGACATCGCCTTCTTCGGCCCGATGTCCTACATCCTCGCCGAGCAGGAGGCGGGGGCGGAGGCCTTCGCGGTCGGGATCCGGGCCGGCACGACTTCGGCCTCGTACAAGAGCGTGATCGTCGCGCGGTGCGGCAGCGGTATCCGCTCCATCAAGGACCTCAAGGGCAAGAGCGTCGCCTTCGTCGACCCGGCCTCCACGTCAGGCGGACTGGTGCCGACTTTCATGGTCAAGCGCGAGACGGGCCAGATGCCGCAGGCCTACTTCGGCAAGTTCATCTATGCGGGCACCCATGACGCCGCCGAACTCGCGGTGAAGAACGGCACGGTGGACGCGGCGGCCGATGCCGACATCACCTACGAGCGGATGGTGGCGAAGGGGCTGATCGGCCGGGATACGAACTGCGTCATCGCCCAGTCATCCCCCATACCGGGACCACCGCTCGCGTACCGTGCCGATCTCGCGCCGGAACTCAAGAAGAAGGTGCTGGAGGCGATCCTGAACGCTCATCAGGAGACGGACATTTCCGGATACGTGCCCTTGTCGAAGTACGTGACCGTCACTTCCGCCGAGTACCAGTCGATCCGTGACATGGCGAAGGAACTGGGCCTCACGAAGGAGCAGATGCTCAAGTAACGGGGCTTGCGGCCATGCCGGCAATCGAGTTCCAGGGCGTCAGCAAGCGCTATCCGAACGGGCTGCTGGCGCTGGCGCCCCTGTCCGTCGCCATCGAGCCCGGCGAGTTCGTGGCGGTCATGGGATCGTCGGGCGCCGGCAAGTCGACCTTCATCCGGCTCGTGAACGGGCTCGAGACGGCCTCGACGGGGCACATCGTCGTGAATGGCCTGACGCTGGATGCCGGGACCCTGCGCTCGATCCGGTCGGGTACGGGGATGGTCTTCCAGCAGTTCAATCTGGTCGGACGTCTGTCGGTCATGGCCAACGTGCTGACCGGGCGCCTGTCCCACCGTTCTTCCCTGGCCAGTCTGCTGTACCTCTTTCGCCACGAGGACGTGGAGATCGCGCGCCACGCGCTGTCGCGCGTGGGCCTCGTCGACAAGGCGTGGCAGCGGGCGGACAAACTCTCGGGCGGGCAGCAGCAACGGGTGGGCATCGCGCGGGCGCTCGCGCAACAGCCGCGAGTCATCCTCGCGGACGAACCGGTCGCCAGTCTCGATCCGGTCACGGCGCTCGAGATCATGGATCTCCTGAGGGAGATCAACCGGCAGGACGGCATCACCGTGGTGGTGAGTCTGCATCAGGTCGACCTCATCCGGCAGTATGCCGATCGCGTTCTCGGCCTCCACCGCGGCGAGCTGGTTTTCGACGGCGTTCCCGCCGCCCTGACCGACGATGTTCTTCGCCGTGTCTATCTGCGCGGTGCCGGCGGGCACGCCGGGGAAGCGGTCCCCGATGCGATACCGGTTCTCCACGCCTGACGGGCGCCCGTCCCGGCGGATCTCCGTGGCCGCGGTGGTGGTGCTGACGATGCTTGTCGCCACCGCCCCGCTCGTCGAGATCGGGACCGGAACCTCGACCGGCGCGGTGGGTCGCATGGCCGAGTTCCTGGGGCATCTCTGGACGACGCCAGACTGGACCTATCTCCCGCAGCTCGGGCGGCGCATGCTGGAAACCGTGGAGCTCGCGCTCATCGCGACGGCCGTCGCGCTGGTGTTGTCCATCCCCTTCGCCTTGCTGGCGGCCCGAACCGTATCGCCTCATCCGGCCGTGTTCTGGTGCTCACGAAGCGTTCTGTCGCTCATCCGCGCGTTGCCCGAACTCGTCTGGGCGCTCGTGTTCGTCTCGGCCGTGGGGCTGGGGCCGCTGCCCGGCATCCTGGCACTCGCTGTCGTGACCGTGGGATTCATGGGCAAGGTGTTCGCCGAATCGGTGGAAGTGGTGGATTCGCGCGCGGTCGAGGGGGTGTCCGCACATGGCGCGCGACGGCTCCAGGTATTCGGTTTCGCGATACTTCCGCAGGCTCTCCCCGATCTGCTGGGGTCCACGCTCTACGTGCTGGACCACAATGTCCGCGCCGCCGCCATTCTGGGGCTCGTCGGTGCCGGCGGCATCGGCTACGACATGGTGATGGCCATGCGCATGTTCGACTATGACCGGCTGCTCCCCATCGCCGGCGCCATCTACCTGTGCGTGACGCTTCTCGATCGCGCATCGGACCGGATCCGTTCCCGTGTCATTCATGGGTGAGCCTGCGGCGCCGCAGCCGCTTCCCGCGCGCCCGCGCAGTCTTCTGCCGCTGTGGTTCTCCGCCGCCCTCGGCATCCTCTGGCTCGCGGTGCGCGACCTCGACATGGCGCTCGAGGATCTGCTCTACGGCGTCGACGACATGGTCGAGTACTTCGGCCGTTACGGTTCGCCTGATTTCTCCCGGATCGGCCATTACGCGACGCTCATGTTGCAGACGCTGGCCACGGCGCTCTGGGGCACGGCCCTGGCCCTGGGGTCGCCTTCTTCGTGGCGCCTCTGGCTGCCCGGAATCTGTTGCGGTTGTTCGACTACGGTCAGTCCTCAGCGCTCATCATCGTGATGCTCGTCACCATCGTCGGTATCGATGCCCTTTCCACCTGGCTCAGAGGCCGGCTGCACTGAGGAGCCCATGCGAGCCGGACTGACCTGCATCACGCGCGCGAAGATCGTCCTGCCGGATGGCGTTGTGGACGACGCGTCCCTGCTCCTGGAGGACGGCCACATTGCGGCTGTCGAACCCGAGCGGGCTCCTCGGGGCGCGGAAGTCGTCGACCTGGAAGGTCAGTGGCTCATGCCCGGTCTGGTGGATCTGCATTGCGACGCGCTGGAGAAGGAGATCGAACCGCGGCCCGGCGTGCACTTCCCGCTGGCGTTCGCCATTGCCAATGCCGACAAGCGAAACGCTTGCGCCGGCATCACGACGGTCTATCACGCGCTGTCGTTCGCACACGACGAACTGGGGGTGCGCAACGTGGACATGGCGGCCGATGCGATACGGGCCGTGCATGCCTACCGCAATTCGCTGGTCGACAATCGTGTGCACGCGCGCTACGAGATCACCGATCCGGCAGGTGCGCCGGTGCTCGCGGCCTTGCTGGACGAATCGGCGTTGGAGCTGCTGTCGTTCATGGACCACTCGCCCGGGCAGGGACAGTTCAAGACGTTGGAGTCCTACCGCGATTACGTGGTCCGCACATACAACCGGACGCCGGAGGAAGCGGAGCGGATGGCGCTCGACAAGATCGTCTCGAGAGAAGCTGCCACCGAGCGCGTGAACGCGCTCGCCGCGCAGGCACGGAGAGGTGGCGTTTGCCTCGCAAGCCACGATGACGACAGCGGCCAGCGGGTCGCCGGCATGAAGGCGCTCGGCGTCAGCGTCTCCGAATTCCCGGTGAATCTCGAGGCGGCCACGGAGGCACGCAGGCTGGGTCTCTCGACGGTCTTCGGTGCGCCCAACATCCTGCGCGGCAGCAGCCAGTCCGGAAACATGCGTGCTCTGGAAGCGGTTCGCGCCGGTGTTGCCGATTGCCTGTGTGCGGACTACGCGCCCGCGACGATGCTCCCCGCGGCGATGAGGCTGCCCTCTCTCACCGGCATGCCTCTATGGGAAGCGATCCGCATGGTCACCCGTGCACCCGCGCTTGCAGCAGGCCTCGGTGATCGCGGTGAGATCGCACCGGGGCTGCGGGCGGATCTCATTGCCGTGAGGGACATCCAGGGCACACCGCAGGCCACGCATGCCTGGTGCGCTGGCAGGCTGACATATCGCGCCCGCTACCCGGGCTGAGCAGGGCATCGATCGGGCTCTCCAGGCAGCAGCAGGAAGAGCCGGCTGCGAGCGAAGGGCTGCAGCCGGCTCGCGCCGCTCAGTGGATCTCGGGATCTGGCGTGGGCTGGGTGCCTTCGAGAAAGTCGAAGTCGCAACCCTCGTTGGCCTGCGAGACGTGCTGGCTGAAGATCGCGCCGAAGCCACGGGCGTAGCGCGGTGGATGCGGCTCCCAGGCTGCGCGGCGGGCGCTCATTTCCTCGTCGCTGATCTTGAGGTCGAGGCGTCTGCCCGGAACGTCAAGCTCGACGATGTCTCCTGTCCTGACCAGCGCGAGCGGACCGCCGATCCACGATTCGGGCGCCACGTGCAGCACGCATGTCCCGTAGCTGGTGCCGCTCATGCGGGCATCGGAGATTCGCACCATGTCGCGCACGCCCTGCTTCAGCAGTTTCTTCGGGATCGGCAGCATGCCCCATTCGGGCATTCCCGGTCCGCCCAGCGGACCTGCGTTGCGGAGGATCAGCACGGAGTCCGCATCGACATCAAGTGCCGGATCGTCGATGCGGGCCGCCATGTCGTTGTAGTCCTCGAACACCATGGCCTTGCCCGAATGCTGCAACAGGCGCGGGTCCGCCGCATTGGCCTTGATCACCGCGCCGTCGGGCGCAAGATTGCCCCGCAATACGACCAGGCCTCCGTCGGGGCGGATCGGATCGGCCGGCGTCCGGATCACGTCGCTCTCGTAGATCTTGGCGCCTGCGACGTTCTCTCCGAGCGTCCTGCCGGTGCAGGTCAGGGCATCCACATCCAGCAGAGCCCGCATGCCCTCGAGGAGGCCAACGAGGCCTCCGGCATAGTAGAAGTCCTCCATCAGGTACTTGCCGGCGGGCCGCATGTTCACGAGATAGGGCGAATGGCGGCCGATCTCCTCGAAGTGGTCGAGGGGCAGATCGATGCCGGCACGACGCGCGATGGCGATCACGTGGATCAGGGCATTCGTGGAACCGCCCAGGGCCATCAGCACCTTGATCGCGTTGTCGATGGAGCGCGGCGTGAGAATGTCGCGAGGCTTCAGGTCCTCCCACACCATGTCGACGATGCGCCGTCCGCTGTTGGAGGCCATCCGCGGATGGTTGGAATCGGGCGCCGGAATCGCGGCGGCATTCGGCAGGCTGAACCCCAGCGTCTCGATGATGCTGGTCATGGTGGATGCCGTGCCCATGGTCATGCAGGTGCCGGCGGAGCGCGAGATGCCTTCCTCGATCTCCTTCCAGTCGCGCGCGGTGATGTTTCCGGCACGCAATTCGTCCCAGTACTTCCACACGTCCGATCCGGAGCCCAGCGTCTTGCCGGCCCAGCGGCCCGTGAGCATGGGTCCCGCCGGGACGAAGATGGCCGGCAGGTTCATGCTGATGGCGCCCATCAGCAGCGCCGGACCGGTCTTGTCGCAACCGCCCATCAGCACGCAGCCG
This region includes:
- the phnE gene encoding phosphonate ABC transporter, permease protein PhnE, translated to MRYRFSTPDGRPSRRISVAAVVVLTMLVATAPLVEIGTGTSTGAVGRMAEFLGHLWTTPDWTYLPQLGRRMLETVELALIATAVALVLSIPFALLAARTVSPHPAVFWCSRSVLSLIRALPELVWALVFVSAVGLGPLPGILALAVVTVGFMGKVFAESVEVVDSRAVEGVSAHGARRLQVFGFAILPQALPDLLGSTLYVLDHNVRAAAILGLVGAGGIGYDMVMAMRMFDYDRLLPIAGAIYLCVTLLDRASDRIRSRVIHG
- the phnC gene encoding phosphonate ABC transporter ATP-binding protein, with amino-acid sequence MPAIEFQGVSKRYPNGLLALAPLSVAIEPGEFVAVMGSSGAGKSTFIRLVNGLETASTGHIVVNGLTLDAGTLRSIRSGTGMVFQQFNLVGRLSVMANVLTGRLSHRSSLASLLYLFRHEDVEIARHALSRVGLVDKAWQRADKLSGGQQQRVGIARALAQQPRVILADEPVASLDPVTALEIMDLLREINRQDGITVVVSLHQVDLIRQYADRVLGLHRGELVFDGVPAALTDDVLRRVYLRGAGGHAGEAVPDAIPVLHA
- a CDS encoding alpha-D-ribose 1-methylphosphonate 5-triphosphate diphosphatase, encoding MRAGLTCITRAKIVLPDGVVDDASLLLEDGHIAAVEPERAPRGAEVVDLEGQWLMPGLVDLHCDALEKEIEPRPGVHFPLAFAIANADKRNACAGITTVYHALSFAHDELGVRNVDMAADAIRAVHAYRNSLVDNRVHARYEITDPAGAPVLAALLDESALELLSFMDHSPGQGQFKTLESYRDYVVRTYNRTPEEAERMALDKIVSREAATERVNALAAQARRGGVCLASHDDDSGQRVAGMKALGVSVSEFPVNLEAATEARRLGLSTVFGAPNILRGSSQSGNMRALEAVRAGVADCLCADYAPATMLPAAMRLPSLTGMPLWEAIRMVTRAPALAAGLGDRGEIAPGLRADLIAVRDIQGTPQATHAWCAGRLTYRARYPG
- a CDS encoding dihydroxy-acid dehydratase, with translation MTQRKKTPEQLRSNRWYGPQDLRSFGHRSRTLQMGYSHEDYKGKPVIAIINTWSDVSHCHSHFKERVEDVKRGVWQAGGFPLEMPAITLAETLQKPTTMMYRNFLAMETEELLRSYPADGCVLMGGCDKTGPALLMGAISMNLPAIFVPAGPMLTGRWAGKTLGSGSDVWKYWDELRAGNITARDWKEIEEGISRSAGTCMTMGTASTMTSIIETLGFSLPNAAAIPAPDSNHPRMASNSGRRIVDMVWEDLKPRDILTPRSIDNAIKVLMALGGSTNALIHVIAIARRAGIDLPLDHFEEIGRHSPYLVNMRPAGKYLMEDFYYAGGLVGLLEGMRALLDVDALTCTGRTLGENVAGAKIYESDVIRTPADPIRPDGGLVVLRGNLAPDGAVIKANAADPRLLQHSGKAMVFEDYNDMAARIDDPALDVDADSVLILRNAGPLGGPGMPEWGMLPIPKKLLKQGVRDMVRISDARMSGTSYGTCVLHVAPESWIGGPLALVRTGDIVELDVPGRRLDLKISDEEMSARRAAWEPHPPRYARGFGAIFSQHVSQANEGCDFDFLEGTQPTPDPEIH